CCGCATTTCCCAACCTCGGCGTGCGTCCGACAGTAACCTGAGGCACCCGGTTTCCGCCCACGAGTCCACAAACCATGCGCGCGCCCGTATGTACGAGGCAGCGACGGCCGGCACGTACTGTAACCCATGCCAACATCGGCGTCTCGTATAAAACTACCAAGAGGAGCACCGCCATTTGGCAGGCAGCTGAGCACACGAACGAAGCACTCACTCGAGCACGGTTATACTCCTGGAATCGTGCAATTAGTCAGATGGCGAGCGGCAGCGGGAAGGCGACGGCCTCGTCCTGGGCGGCGGCGATGAGCGTGGGCGCGGGCACGGTGGAGGCGATCACGGAGCGGCACGCCGGGCTGTGCCGCTGGAACCACCAGGCGCTCCCGTGTGTCTTCCAGCAGCGCGCCGGCACCTCGGCCGCCGGGAACGGCGCCTGCGGCAAGGGCAAGGCGGCGACCACTGCCGGTGGAGCAACGGcgaggcaggagcaggaagaggagCTCCGGACTGTGATGTACCTCAGCAACTGGGGACCCAACAACTAACTAGCCGATTAGTCATCAGTTACAGTGCTCTAGATCTTCAAAGATGGCTAGACTGGTTCGTGCTAGCTGCACCAGTTCGTGCGTGTAAGGATGATGTGATCTGAGCACGCATATTCACTCTCGAGCTCGTGTAAGAGTAAGACACGGTAGCGTGCATAGTACTACTTCCATGATCCGGAAGGATTTCAGAAAGAAAAGCATAAATGGACGTCCCTTCCGGCCTCCTCCAGGCTCAACTAACTGCAATGTCCAAACGGTCGCTCTGAATTTGCAGCATCGAGCGTTTAGGCCTTGGTACAGTTCATCGCCGTTACAAGTTAGTCAGTCATATGCCCAGGGAAAACAGTGTCAATTCTGCTGCAAAAAAAGGCATATCCCGACTATTGCAGTCGATGCTGCGTGAACCAGTTAATCCAGCCTGAATTATTTGCGGACAGAGCCCCCGTCCTTGCTCAATTGCTCCCATATTAAACTTTACCTGCAGGATTATGATCAAATTTAAATCTCAAAAAGCACGGACACACTCCATTATGGAATGAAGGGAATAGTTCACAATGTACACAGCGACAGCCTATGGGCAGTACTTTGCTGACATTAAAACAGAACAAGGTATCCTGCTAACCAGTTTGAGCATCCCCAATGGATTGCGCTGAGTTCACTGAGGCAGCCACACTCCATCCGCTCACAGACAATGCTCCCCTGTCAAACTGACTATTTCAGTCCACCTGCACATGGCATGATAACATACATCTGTTACCATTCACTAAGAACAAAATCATACACAAATTTTCTATATGTTGGAATGATGATGGTGGAGATAGCTGGCACCGGCCCTACGGCAGACTCCTCCTTCATTATCTTGGCCTTTCCTATATGGTGGAGGGATCTTGCTGCGGCAATAGAGGTGTAGCGGTTCACGGTGGAACGTGTGGGCGAATGATAGACGAGGGAGGCACCGGCTAGGGATGGTGTTGTACATATAGCCGGTCTCCACAGGTCTCACGTACCTCCTCCCCTTTGATCCAAGGGCTCTAGAGAAATCTCAACCCCTCCCAATACATTCCTTGATGGCCAATGATCCCGTAGGAACAAACGTGGATGAAATCAATGAAGAATCACGGAAGTTACACACAAATCCGCAGCCAGGGTCGGGCGGTACGACCATGCACGATTATACCGTGCACTTCTCGAACCTGCACATGGGTCTTTCATATTTTGGTCATCATTTCCTTATACGAAGTGCAATTTAGGCGTTCCTAGGCTCGTTGGAATTTATGGACGAGCCCGATAATCTCCTGatattttattttcaatttgggCTAGTTGGAAAATATAAATTTTTTTGTAATACTCTCCAAAAAGCATGAATGTACTGCGTCTAACTTTTTGGTTTGGCCCCAACTTGGTCCCTTTCATCGTGCTAAGTCCACGGGGCTCACGAGGCGTACCTCCccaaccctcgtccctcgcgtcgCTCTCGCGAGCGGCGGCGGGGGAACCCTAGCCCCCACCCCGTGCCTGTCTCctacatcatcccctccccctcgccgccgccagaaggcgccgccgggcgaagcccggtGCGCGTCGGAGGCCGCggggcccttcttcttctcccGGCGTGCGGCTGTAGCGCGAGATGCGGTCACGGATCCATCGTGGATCTGGTCATGTGGGCGCGGTCTCGGCCTCCCCTGCTCGGCCGACGGGTCTCGGTTGGGGGACTTCTCCTTGCTGAGATCTGGCAGCGGCGGCCTGGATCATCCAGATCCCGGCAAGAATGGCGGCGGCCCATGCACGAGAGATGGAGGTCTTCGaccagatctgggtgaaaacctgctattggttattgccaAGGCCGACGATGGCGACGAtgtccgcgtcgttcccttcctgaaggcatcgccgaggagaagttcaaggccactctctgctacctccggggaaaaccctagattagtagatcggatgacggcggctctctggtgttgtttccctcttgggggcgtcatttttggaggtgcacacgggctcgagggaccagaggacggcGTCTTTGGTGGAGCAGTGCTTCATCTTACACATCGATGGTGGCGGATCTCGGCGGTGTGGCGCTGTGGAGATTCGGCGTCTTATGcgtggagatggactcgcgcaggaggaggaagctgtctggcgtcatggtggcgttgatggcagagaggcctggcaaggtcagtgcttcagttctgctctgaggatggaccgagggatgatggaggtgacggcccttgcagcgggcggtgctcactgggagtgtgcCAGATCGGTATGGGACCCAAtccaggtagtggcttggatgggacacccggctttagatgttaggctttggtgcgatgtctgtttggtattaggtccGGACATTCGGCAcgccttcatcaaggggataggagtagcaacggtgttgccaagatggtggcttcggACTTATTGATGTATCATCTTGTATGGTCTTTgtaaataattaataatatggctgcatgcatcgtccagatgcagaggctgggggtacatcctccttttctaaaaaaacggggCTCCAATACGcctacatagacaaaacaaaacaaaggaaataCTAATGAAAATGAAACGTTAGGCAATTACCTCAATAAATGCACAGCAAACTTTTTTATATGcaaaattgctacctcttgagtactgcgttggttttcctttgaagaggaaagggtgatgcagcaaagtagcgtaagtatttccctcagtttttgagaaccaaggtatcaatccagtaggagatcacgctcaagttccacgcacctacacaaacaaataagaacctcgcaaccaacacgataaaggggttgtcaagcccttcacggtcacttatgagagtgagatctgatagatatgataagataatattttggtatttttatgataaagatgcaaaataaaataaaaggcaaaagaaataactaagtgttggaagattaatatgatggaagatagacccgggggccataggtttcactagtgacttctctcaagagcataagtattgcggtgggtaaacgaattactgtcgagcaatcgataaaattgagcatagttatgagaatatctaggtatgatcatgtatataggcatcacgtccgagacaagtaaaccgaaacgattctgcatctactaatattactccacacattgaccactatccagcatgcatctagagtattaagttcataagaacagagtaatgctcaaaggaagatgacatgatgtagagggacaaactcatgcaatatgatataaaccccatctttttatcctcgatggcaacaatacaatacatgtcggttccctttctgtcactgggatcgagcaccacaaaattgaacccaaagctaagcacttctcccattgcaagaaagatcaatctagtaggccaaaccaaactgataattcaaagagacttgcaaagataaaccaatcatacataaaagaattcagaggagaatcaaatattgttcatagataatctagatcataaacccacaattcattggatctcgacaaacacacgacaaaagaagattacatcgaatagatctccaagagaattgaggagctttgtattgagatccaaagagagagaagaagccatctagctaataactatggacccgtagatctgaagtaaactactcacacatcaccagagaggccatggagttgatgtagaggccctccgtgatcaatgccccctccggcggagatccgaaaaaggccccgagatgggatctctcgggtacagaaggttgcgacggtggaattaggtttttgtggtgctcctggatgcttgtgttgggtaacgtagtaatttcaaaaaaaatcctacgcacacgcaagatcatggtgatgcatagcaacgagaggggagagtgtgatctacgtacccttgtagatcaacaacggaagcgttagcacaacgtggttgatgtagtcgtacgtcttcacggcccgaccgatcaagcaccgaaactacggcacctccgagttctagcacacgttcagctcgatgacgatccccggactccgatccagcaaagttcggggaagagttctgtcagcacgacggcgtggtgacgatcttgatgtactaccgtcgcagggcttcgcctaagcaccgctacaatattatcgaggactatggtggaagggggcaccgcacacggctaagaatatgatcacgtggatcaacatgtgtctctaggggtgccccgtgcctccgtatataaaggctcaagggggggggcggccaagaggtggtgcgccaggaggagtcttactccctccgggagtaggactccccccctttcctagttggaataggattcgcggaggggggggggaagaggagagagaggaggaaggggcgccgcccccctctccttgtcctattcggactaggggggaggggcgcgcggcccagccctggccacctctcctctcttccactaaggcccactaaggcccatatacctctcggggggttccagtaacctcccggtactccggtaaaatcccgatttcacccggaacacttccgatatccaaatataggcttccaatatatcatctttatgtctcgaccatttcgagactcctcgtcatgtccccgatcccatccgggactccgaactccttcggtacatcaaaactcataaactcataatataactgtcatcgaaaccttaagcgtgcggaccctacgggttcgagaacaatgtagacatgaccgagacacgtctccggtcaataaccaacagcggaacctggatgctcatattggctcctatatattctacgaagatctttatcggtcagaccgcataacaacatacgttgttccctttgtcattggtatgttacttgcccgagattcgatcgtcggtatcttaatacctagttcaatctcgttaccggcaagtctctttactcgttccgtaatacatcatctcacaactaactcattagttgcaatgcttgcaaggcttatgtgatgtgtattaccgagagggcccagagatacctctccgacaatcggagtgacaaatcctaatctcgaaatacgccaacccaacatgtacctttggagacacctgtagagcacctttataatcacccagttacgttgtgacgtttggtagcacacaaagtgttcctccggtaaacgggagttgcataatctcatagtcataggaacatgtataagtcatgaagaaagcaatagcaacatactaaacgatcgggtgctaagctaatggaatgggtcatgtcaatcagatcattcacctaatgatgtgatcccgttaatcaaataacaactctttgtccatggttaggaaacataaccatctttgattaacgagctagtctagtagaggcatactagtgacactctgtttgtctatgtattcacacatgtattatgtttccggttaatacaattctagcatgaataataaacatttatcatgatataaggaaataaataataactttattattgcctctagggcatatttccttcagtctcccacttgcactagagtcaataatctagattatacagtaatgattctaacacccatggagccttggtgctgatcatgttttgctcgtggaagaggcttagtcaacgggtctgctacattcagatccgtatgtatcttgcaaatctctatgtctcccacctggactagatcccggatggaattgaagcgtctcttgatgtgcttggttctcttgtgaaatctggattcctttgccaaggcaattgcaccagtattgtcacaaaagattttcattggacccgatgcactaggtatgacacctagatcggatatgaactccttcatccagactccttcatttgctgcttccgaagcagctatgtattctgcttcacacgtagatcccgccacgacgctttgtttagaactgcaccaactgacagctccaccgtttaatgtaaatacgtatccagtttgcgatttagaatcgtccggatcagtgtcaaagctcgcatcgacgtaaccatttacgattagctctttgtcacctccataaacgagaaacatatccttagtccttttcaggtatttcaggatgttcttgaccgctgtccagtgatccactcctggattactttggtacctccctgctagacttatagcaaggcacacatcaggtctggtacacagcattgcatacatgatagagcctatggctgaagcatagggaacatctttcattttctctctatcttctgcagtggtcgggcattgagtctgactcaacttcacaccttgtaacacaggcaagaaccctttctttgcttgatccattttgaacttcttcaaaactttgtcaaggtatgtgctttgtgaaagtccaattaagcgtcttgatctatctctatagatcttaatgcctaatatgtaagcagcttcaccgaggtctttcattgaaaaactcttattcaagtatccctttatgctatccagaaattctatatcatttccaattagtaatatgtcatccacatataatatcagaaatgctacagagctcccactcactttcttgtaaatacaggcttctccaaaagtctgtataaaaccaaatgctttgatcacactatcaaagcgtttattccaactccgagaggcttgcaccagtccataaatggatcgctggagcttgcacactttgttagctccctttggatcgacaaaaccttctggttgcatcatatacaactcttcttccagaaatccattcaggaatgcagttttgacatccatctgccaaatttcataatcataaaatgcggcaattgctaacatgattcggacagacttaagcatcgctacgggtgagaaggtctcatcgtagtcaatcccttgaacttgccgaaaaccttttgcgacaagtcgagctttgtagacagtaatattaccgtcagcgtccgtcttcttcttgaagatccatttattctcaattgcttgccgatcattgggcaagtcaaccaaagtccatactttgttctcatacatggatcccatctcagatttcatggcttcaagccattttgcggaatctgggctcaccatcgcttcttcatagttcgtaggttcatcatgatctagtagcatgacttccagaacaggattaccgtaccactctggcgcggatctcactctggttgatctacgaggttcagtagtatcttgttctgaagtttcatgatcattatcattagcttcctcactaattggtgtaggtgtcacagaaacaggtttctgtgatgtactactttccaataagggagtaggtacagttacctcgtcaagttctactttcctcccactcacttctttcgagagaaactccttctccagaaagtttccgaatttagcaacaaaagtcttgccttcggatctgtgatagaaggtgtatccaatagtttcctttggatatcctatgaagacacatttttccgatttgggttcgagcttatcaggttgaagctttttcacataagcatcgcagccccaaactttcagaaacgacaactttggtttcttgccaaaccacagttcataaggcgtcgtctcaacggattttgatggtgccctatttaacgtgaatgcggccgtctctagagcgtatccccaaaacgatagcggtaaatcagtaagagacatcatagatcgtaccatatctagtaaagtacgattacgacgttcggacacaccattacgctgtggtgttccgggtggcgtgagttgcgaaactattccacattgtttcaaatgtacaccaaactcgtaactcaaatattctcctccacgatcagatcgtaggaattttattttcttgttacgatgattttcaacttcactctgaaattctttgaacttttcaaacgtttcagacttgtgtttcattaagtagatatacccatatctgcttaagtcatctgtgaaggtgagaa
The window above is part of the Triticum aestivum cultivar Chinese Spring chromosome 2A, IWGSC CS RefSeq v2.1, whole genome shotgun sequence genome. Proteins encoded here:
- the LOC123186440 gene encoding uncharacterized protein, whose amino-acid sequence is MASGSGKATASSWAAAMSVGAGTVEAITERHAGLCRWNHQALPCVFQQRAGTSAAGNGACGKGKAATTAGGATARQEQEEELRTVMYLSNWGPNN